The Oscillospiraceae bacterium genomic sequence CCATAAAGACATCCTGGTCATAAGTATTCATGTCCATAAACCAATAAGGATCATTGATATCAACAGGTTTGACAACGCCGACGACGCGGAACTTGAAGTATGCTCCCGCTTCCACCGATGAAAAGAGTTCTTCTGCCGAATACGGCATGGTGAAAAGGTATTCGCCGCCGATATCCAAGCTCATGTTTTTCATTGTGTACTCATTAACGGTTACTTCATACGCTCCGTCCACAAGTCCGGGTTTTGCTTCCCGGCCAAAGAGGATCTCAACTTTATCTTTAAAATTCTTGAGTGCAGTGATGTTGATTCGCGCAACAGCAGACTGAGCTGAATAGGGAGTCCTGACAAATGAACGCAAACCCATCTCCAGACGCGTGACGTCGCCGACTGTCGGAACCTTGATCTGTTTCATGAGCGTATTTGAGATATAGTCATCATAAACAGGAAACGGCTGTGTGCTGAAATTAAAGGTTTGGCTGACCTGATAAGTCCCCGGATATTGATGGTATTCCGCCTGATAATCCTGGAGATCCAAAATCAAAACCCGCTGTAAGATCGCATTTGTATACATCGGGATGCTGCTGACAACCGTGGCGATGATGAGAAAACCGATGAATAGGCAGACAAACATCCACCGGTTATTTAAAAGTTTCCGAAACACCAAAAGAGACAAATCAATATGCCTCCAATCTAACCGATTATGAGCTGATCCCCAACGGAGAGCCCGGTGAGAATTTCAGTCTGCGTAGCATTGCTGATACCTCGTGTGACTTCCACTTGAACGGGAAGCCCGTCTTTGAGTAAACGGAGATAATCTTTGCCTCCGTCTGAGATGATTAAATATGTATCAACCACAAAGGTATCTGTTTTGCTTACAAGTAAAAGTGATACTGCGGCTTTTTGGCCGATTAGGTTGGCATCTGCCATATTCAGGCCTTTAACAGTTAACAGATACATATATTTAACACCGTATGACTGCATTTGTTCGGGCGTAAGAGTCTCAGGCGTCTGTGTAACGGTTCCCGTATAATCAACACCGTTTAAAGTAACGGTCATTTCGGAGCCGACTTTAATATACATAGAAATATCATCAGTGCTTGAAAAATTGAGGTAGATCGATTTACTCGGTGCAATTGTAGCAAACTCTGCATTAGCTGAAATATTGGTACCGGGTTTATCGGTCGATGTCCAAATACAGATACCGGAAATCGGCGCATATAAAAAGCATGCGTTGTATTGAGCCTGCGCGGCCGCGATTTCCTGTTGTGCAAGCTCGTAGTTTGTCTTGAAAACGGCATAATTGTTTTTAGCGGTTGCCAGTGCATTATCATAGGCTTGCTGGGCAATTTGTACCTTTAGCTTTTGGCCTTCCAACGTTGTGCCGTCGCTCAATTTCCCACCGCCCTGAACGACTGTGAGATTATATTGTTCCTGATCCAGCGCAAGTTTGAGAAGAGCGACTTCACCTCCGCCCTGAGCGTTAATCTGAGCTGTATCCATTTGAATCTTCAACGTATTTACTTCACGCTGCTTCGTTGAGAGCAGAACTTTATATTCTGAGCTCTCGGCGAGGACAGCAATTAAATCGCCTTTGCTGACCTTCTGATTAAATTCAATCGAACGGGATAAAAGTTTTCCGCCGACCGGGAAAGAGGCGGTCGCGGAATCGGCTTCAGAAGGACGGAAAATTGCTTCGCCGGTGATTTCGTTTTTAATACCTGATTTTCCGATAGTTTCGGTTATGTATTTGACCGGTGCAGCGGAGACAAGTTTCGGCGGAAGGAGTTCCTCCTCCGTGGGCAACAGAGAACAACCGCTTCCGAATGCGATGATAAGAGCGAGAACCGCAACAAAAAAAATGCCAATGTACTTTTTCACAATATGACCTCCGAACGGAAAAATAACACACGTGACCCCGCGTAACGAGAGAAATTATACAGTTTTTACACGGAAGAAGTCAAGTACCAAACTTAAAATTTGGCTTTTCATCACAAAAGGGTATTTTGATGTTTAAAAATTACAATAATCCGGGAACGATTGTACAATGCTATCACAAATTCTTAACAACAAAAAACGAAATGTTATATCACTGTGAATCTTGACTTTTCCGAGCTTTTGCTGTAGCATAAAAAATGGCGCCGCGAAACGGCGGCGGAGAATTTTGTCATCAAATATTGTTTATTTATATAAAAATTCGGAAATGCGGTAGACTGATGATGTTTAAGAAGATTATTACATCCATATTTTTATGTATATCGTTGATAGCACCGGCGGTTTTACCGGGTTGTTCAAACGCGTATAAATCAGTTCAAACATCACAAGAAAACGCATATGCCTCTTTAATTCAGCAGCTGCCAACGGATTTAAACTTATCGATTGTGCAAACAATGTCAGCTTATAATGACGGAGAGCTTGGATTTTCACTCTCCGGAACCTCAAATGCATCTCAGACAGCGGATCTCATTCGTTCAAAAATGTCCCAAATCGGTCTTGAGGATGCGGTTAAAGAAGAATTTTCCTGTTCGGCATTTTCGTTTTGCTCCGCACAGCTCAGTTATCGGACAGTCGACGGAAATGTCGTGAGTTTTCGTCTTTCGGCGCTGCCGTCCGACAGCAACGGAGAGCAGCGCATGACGTTAGTCAGCGCCGGAGACGGTTCGTTGGAAGGTTATAAAAACATAACCGCTAGTGGGAAAGCGGTTTTGGCGATATTGAATGGTTATGATGCAGAAACCATAAAATACGTAATCGAAGAAGCCCGTACGCAGGGAGCGGCGGCTTTGATTGCGGCATTTTCAAGTTCAATTGATGAACAGCTGAATTCTGCCTATTACTGCGATTCCTATTCTATTACATCAACAATGCCCGTTTTAACTATGACAAATACAGATGCTCAAAAGCTGCTCAACGCTTATAACGGCGCTGTCAAAGAAGACAGTGCGCTCGTTGTGACATTAAATTCCGAATTCGGTTTTACTGACGAATCCGTCGGCTATAATATCGTCGGAACCATCCCGGGACTTGATTCAGATTCAAAAATTATCATTACAGCCGATTATGACCGGTTTTATCACGGTTATAACGAAAACTGCTGCTCGGTCGCATTGATGCTCGGCCTTGCGCAGGCCGTGAAGAGCAGTGGATATAAGCCACAAAAGACACTGGTTTTTGTGGCCTACGGCGGCTCGGAAATAGCAAAGCGCAACTCGGGTTATTCTACTTCTTACGGCGCATTTGTTCAACTTACCCAGACGCATTCCGAATGGGCGGCAGGGAATACCGTTCACATCGATATCACTATGCCCGCCGCCAACCACGGCTCAAGCTATCCGCTTGCGGTCAGTACCGGGTTGGAGACTTTTGTAGGTAATGCAGTAACGGGTTTGACCGGGCCGTTTATAAACGGCATTAAAATCAATAATAACGTCAAAGGCGGTGAAAGCGGTTTTATATTCGAATCGGCGGGTATTCCTACGATCGGACTGGATCTCGACGCAAGTGAATTTGCAATGAAATACCGCCATACCAATCTCGATAATTCCAACCGTTACAATGCCGCGGCTTTCCGGTTCAGTTATCAGCTTTATACAAAACTGCTGCTTGCTTTTGATCAGACTGCCGTAACGCCGTATAATTTCCTGCCGTTTTTTACGAATCTGAATTCGGGTCTTGACACTAAGTCATTATCCGCTTTTGATATAGATATTGCCGAGATAAAGGACTCGGCTTATACGGCAACGATTCAAGCCCAGATTTTAAATTATTACATCCGGCATATCAATGATGCGTATGAAGATGCCGTCGCGGCGGGAGAATATAACAAAGCGGCACGGATTTATTCAGCCGCTTCCCAACTTAACACACCGTTAAGAGATTTATTTGCGCGTATTAATTCGGTATTTACCGTATTGAACAGCCAAAACCGCAAGCAGTGTTCTTATGAAATTCCGACGGATTATTCAATAAAACTCGGGACCGCTCTTTTACAATTCCGGCAAGGGAAAATAGCGGCTTGCATCGAGACTTGCCAGTCGATCGGAGAATTAAAATATACCTTCCTTTTTGACGCTTCCGTATGTAATTCTGTTGCTGCTGCAGTCAATAACGGAAGCGTGAAAAATCTGTATTGGGCGGACGGTAAAATATATCCGCTTCCCGACATCTATGACACCTTACGGGACCTTTACCTGAAACGAAACGCAAGTTTTGCCGCTACTGATTTCGTTGAAGAACTCGATTCACTTCAAAATTATTGCAATTTCCAAACCGAGAATTTGGTTTCGGCATTCGAATCGCGCTCTGTCTCCTGCCGCCTGTTTGCCGGAGAAGCAAAAAAACTGATTGAC encodes the following:
- a CDS encoding M28 family peptidase, producing the protein MSAYNDGELGFSLSGTSNASQTADLIRSKMSQIGLEDAVKEEFSCSAFSFCSAQLSYRTVDGNVVSFRLSALPSDSNGEQRMTLVSAGDGSLEGYKNITASGKAVLAILNGYDAETIKYVIEEARTQGAAALIAAFSSSIDEQLNSAYYCDSYSITSTMPVLTMTNTDAQKLLNAYNGAVKEDSALVVTLNSEFGFTDESVGYNIVGTIPGLDSDSKIIITADYDRFYHGYNENCCSVALMLGLAQAVKSSGYKPQKTLVFVAYGGSEIAKRNSGYSTSYGAFVQLTQTHSEWAAGNTVHIDITMPAANHGSSYPLAVSTGLETFVGNAVTGLTGPFINGIKINNNVKGGESGFIFESAGIPTIGLDLDASEFAMKYRHTNLDNSNRYNAAAFRFSYQLYTKLLLAFDQTAVTPYNFLPFFTNLNSGLDTKSLSAFDIDIAEIKDSAYTATIQAQILNYYIRHINDAYEDAVAAGEYNKAARIYSAASQLNTPLRDLFARINSVFTVLNSQNRKQCSYEIPTDYSIKLGTALLQFRQGKIAACIETCQSIGELKYTFLFDASVCNSVAAAVNNGSVKNLYWADGKIYPLPDIYDTLRDLYLKRNASFAATDFVEELDSLQNYCNFQTENLVSAFESRSVSCRLFAGEAKKLIDSCEKFEGYFE